From Micromonas commoda chromosome 3, complete sequence, a single genomic window includes:
- the HY1 gene encoding heme oxygenase (ChloroP and targeT predict 43aa cTP): MSTSHACLSPAAAYTARRVPTKTGAKRGASSPAASRHATTSIRAQMGHGHGESAAGGGGAATAHGHGHGAAMGDRRPGEKKGFVEEMRFVAMRMHTREQAPKEGKAEPAKEAKPMAQWQPTREGYLRFLVESKAVYDAMEAIVASGASPMYGDFVDTGLERAEGLAKDIEWFCQTYGMEAPVADGPGAEYASFLRDISKTSPPEFICHFYNVYFAHSAGGRMIGRKVSEMILDGKELQFYRWDKPGGLDAMMTRTKAKLNDAAEKWSREEKDRCLEETGKSFELSGKLLRLIA; encoded by the coding sequence ATGTCCACCTCGCACGCGTGCCTCAGTCCTGCGGCGGCGTACACcgcacgccgcgtccccACCAAGACCGGCGccaagcgcggcgcgtcgtcgcccgccgcgtccaggcacgcgacgacgtcgattAGGGCGCAGATGGGCCACGGCCACGgcgagtcggcggcgggcggcggcggcgcggcgaccgcgcacggccacggccacggcgcggcgatgggcgatCGGCGCCCCGGAGAGAAGAAGGGCTTCGTCGAGGAGATGCGCTTCGTCGCCATGAGGATGCACACGCGCGAGCAGGCGCCCAAGGAGGGAAAGGCGGAACCCGCCAAGGAGGCCAAGCCGATGGCGCAGTGGCAGCCCACGAGGGAGGGCTACCTCAGGTTTCTCGTCGAGTCCAAGGCGGTTTACGACGCCATGGAGGCTatcgtcgcgtcgggcgcgtcccCGATGTACGGAGACTTCGTCGACACCGgcctggagcgcgcggagggactCGCCAAGGACATCGAGTGGTTCTGCCAGACGTACGGCATGGAAGCGCCAGTCGCCGACGGCCCGGGCGCGGAGTACGCGTCGTTCCTTCGCGACATctcgaagacgtcgccgcccgagtTCATCTGCCACTTCTACAACGTGTACTTCGCGCacagcgcgggcgggcgcatGATCGGCCGCAAGGTGAGCGAGATGATCCTCGACGGCAAGGAGCTCCAATTTTACCGGTGGGACAAGCCCGGCGGTCTGGACGCCATGATGACGCGAACCAAGGCGAAgctgaacgacgcggcggagaaatGGAGCCGGGAGGAGAAGGACCGGTGCCTGGAGGAGACCGGCAAGTCTTTCGAGCTCTCCGGCAAGCTCCTCAGGCTCATCGCGTGA
- a CDS encoding XRCC2 DNA recombinase (This predicted protein has weak homology to XRCC2 in Arabidopsis and humans. XRCC2 is a member of the Rad51 family of DNA repair/recombination proteins involved in homologous recombination) — translation MADVDAALAFLAPDETGAALLARVLTDPMLTGIPFVDAHGALRPGQLLEVCGVGGSGKTEILMQAAVHAVMPRKRGGVAFGGCEASVLLIDLDGKFDTLRLIKILTAKIRDTVDEASARAYSTAVNERDGSSQHNPFPGFHPSSSQRERRPAADAPRRWDHPYGHDEGPPPKSDADRSALRDRVYVECMGRFQTLRCHCSLDFLKSLAVCERVFAERERAARENESLTPDPTPPDDVSIHGGRVGGASSGVRPPGGCRRLLLVDNVAAFYWLDRASRAEQGAPLSLRAVHHASAARLMELSRRCRAPIIVTKATSSSESSGGTAKPGRFDAGFNRGMQRGVVPPDRAREHRDFLPQQWTSAVTQRLVLDVERTDPGSSIPGGGGGGGGGGGGGDRRGRVVASRFEGAGGYGVAFAARWELPRGRPGARYVVGDRGIQCR, via the exons AtggccgacgtcgacgccgccttggcgtttCTAGCTCCCGATGAGACCG gcgcggcgctgctcgccaGGGTACTGACAGATCCCATGCTGACGGGGATTCCCTTCgtggacgcgcacggcgcgctgCGGCCCGGCCAACTGCTCGAGgtctgcggcgtcggcggcagcggcaagACGGAGATCCTCATGCAAgccgcggtgcacgcggTGATGCCCCggaaacgcggcggcgtggcgttCGGGGGATGCGAGGCGTCCGTCCTGCTCATCGATCTCGACGGCAAGTTCGACACTCTGCGCCTCATCAAGATCCTGACGGCGAAGATTCGCGACACCGTCGACGAAGCATCCGCTCGCGCTTACTCGACAGCTGTGAATGAACGTGATGGCTCGAGTCAGCATAATCCGTTCCCCGGGTTTCACCCTTCGTCGTCGCAACGGGaacggcgccccgccgctgacgcgcctcgacgatggGATCACCCGTACGGCCACGACGAGGGCCCGCCCCCGAAGTCCGACGCCGATAGATCCGCCCTACGGGACAGGGTGTACGTGGAGTGCATGGGACGTTTTCAGACGCTCCGGTGCCACTGCTCGCTGGACTTTTTAAAGTCGCTCGCCGTGTGCGAGCGCGTGTTCGCCGagcgggagcgcgcggcgagggaaaaCGAGTCGCTCACGCCCGATCCAACCCCACCCGATGACGTCTCCATCCACGGAGGACGAGTCGGAGGAGCGTCTTCGGGAGTCCGTCCTCCCGGCGGCTGTCGCAGGCTGCTGCTCGTCgacaacgtcgccgcgttttACTGGCTGGAtcgcgcgagccgagccGAGCAAGGCGCGCCGCTGAGCCTGCGCGCGGTGCaccacgcgtccgcggcgcggctgatGGAGCTCAGCCGACGGTGCAGGGCGCCGATCATCGTGACCaaggcgacgtcgtcgtcggagtcgtcgggCGGCACAGCTAAACCGGGTCGATTCGACGCGGGATTCAACCGGGGCATGCAACGCGGAGTCGTCCCGCCGGATCGCGCGAGGGAGCACAGGGACTTCCTTCCGCAGCagtggacgagcgcggtgacgcagCGGTTGgtgctcgacgtcgagcgaACGGACCCGGGAAGTTCGattcccggcggcggcggcggcggcggcgggggcgggggcggcggggatcggcgggggcgggtcgtcgcgagcaggttcgagggcgcgggggggtaCGGCgtggcgttcgccgcgcggtgggaGCTGCCGCGTGGGAGGCCCGGGGCGCGgtacgtcgtcggcgatcgc